The Xenopus tropicalis strain Nigerian chromosome 7, UCB_Xtro_10.0, whole genome shotgun sequence genome includes a region encoding these proteins:
- the hyou1 gene encoding hypoxia up-regulated protein 1 isoform 2 precursor (isoform 2 precursor is encoded by transcript variant 2) has protein sequence MMIVHKVSGNMRPLVCVFTMFLLALLSSNTESVAVMSVDMGSEWMKIAIVKPGVPMEIVLNKESRRKTPVAIALKENERLFGDSALGMAVKNPKVTFRYFQDLLGKRADNPHVKAFEARFPEYQLVKDEHRETVLFKLSEELTYSPEELLGMMLNYSRSLAEEFAEQPVKDVVITVPAFFNQAERRAVLQAAQLSDLKVLQLINDNTAVALNYGVFRRKDINATAQNIMFYEMGSRSTICTIVTYQSVKTKDSGMQPQLQIRGVG, from the exons atGATGATTGTTCATAAAGTATCTGGGAACATGAGGCCATTAGTTTGTGTTTTTACGATGTTCCTCTTAGCACTGCTGTCTTCAAATACTG AGTCTGTGGCTGTTATGTCTGTGGATATGGGCAGTGAATGGATGAAAATTGCCATTGTGAAGCCAGGAGTCCCAATGGAAATTGTTCTAAACAA ggaATCTCGGAGAAAAACCCCAGTTGCTATTGCTCTGAAGGAGAACGAGCGTCTCTTTGGAGATAGTGCTCTTGGGATG GCTGTCAAGAACCCTAAGGTTACATTTCGATATTTCCAAGATCTTCTTGGGAAGCGGGCTGACAACCCACACGTAAAGGCATTTGAAGCCAGGTTCCCTGAATATCAATTGGTGAAGGATGAGCATCGGGAAACAGTCCTCTTCAAACTTTCCGA AGAGTTAACCTATTCACCAGAGGAACTCTTGGGGATGATGTTAAATTACTCCAGGTCTCTGGCTGAGGAATTTGCTG AGCAGCCTGTAAAGGATGTAGTGATCACGGTGCCTGCCTTCTTTAATCAGGCAGAGCGCAGAGCAGTCCTGCAGGCAGCCCAACTCTCTGATCTCAAGGTCCTTCAGCTTATTAATGATAACACAGCAGTAGCCTTAAATTATGGCGTGTTCCGCAGGAAAGATATCAACGCCACAGCGCAG AACATAATGTTTTATGAAATGGGCTCCAGGAGTACAATCTGCACCATTGTGACATATCAATCTGTAAAGACTAAAGATTCTGGAATGCAACCCCAGCTGCAAATTCGAGGAGTAGGGTAA